A genomic window from Salvia miltiorrhiza cultivar Shanhuang (shh) chromosome 5, IMPLAD_Smil_shh, whole genome shotgun sequence includes:
- the LOC130984931 gene encoding zinc finger CCCH domain-containing protein 30-like codes for MASRSGGYEADESLPPGFEDMKPKILKLPQKAFPKWRCPPRFEVNREWQVVSGEESKEIECENQCERRVLEAIYPQPSAIPPK; via the exons ATGGCGTCGCGATCGGGTGGTTATGAAGCTGATGAGAGCTTGCCACCAGGCTTTGAAGATATGAAGCCTAAAATTCTCAAGTTGCCTCAGAAAGCTTTCCCCAAATGGAGATGCCCTCCAAGA TTTGAAGTGAATAGGGAGTGGCAAGTGGTCTCTGGGGAAGAGAGCAAAGAGATTGAGTGTGAGAATCAATGCGAGAGGAGAGTGCTCGAAGCAATTTATCCCCAGCCCTCAGCAATTCCTCCCAAGTAA
- the LOC131026604 gene encoding putative late blight resistance protein homolog R1A-10 — MAAYGAAASLKNTIQRILQSSRISLVSHSPQILQPVYDEMGRLQKVLLKLDETSCSKIRTEVNALDERIKEAVWEFEDLLESHILPQILPQLESERDNLSFSVDLQGLQHHVDCLFEMVKMMEEEYIIEMENMAEEEGEPISSRIDFGGIKSKMVGLSDYIEKARDYLLQENNDLSIVGMAGVGKTTLAKHIFEDSSIRSHFELRAWVKVGRKCEFNELLRCILAQVVAQRDDDDEAELVGILEERLSGKNCLIVLDDVWEVQAINSLTSCLQEDIIVGSIRFLVTSRQQGFTGVFQRVRLLNLKESKKLLGEKVFGEEGFPLQLEELGEKIAKKCEGLPLMIVTVAELLSKADKTPEYWTEVLKQHSSVFVEAYTQISEVLFPSYDYLPQQFKMFFLYMGTFCQSTDMIHPHILENLLSAEGFLERIGEESFEDFFAECLRCLCFWYHLVLNTTNIFSTSKEYRVHSCWQHLCKVEGSRIKFMHVLQSCDDAIKDQRRLCAHWNTLFCLKQVYNSIKSDCASTTRSLLCYGPYHPYPVPIHAMGFKLLRVLDALRVRFYHFPIAILKLVYLRYLFLCCNGEFPPAISNLFHLKFLIIERHMSIKKCGVQSYMPVQIWDMQELEYLVIPGRDLPTPNTDDATLNKLTSLLCVSAKSCTREVLERIPNLQRLVIYVELKPYDDDVETNPLSGLSYISQLQNLIVLSYVIPNPEIKHVFNTIPLSMFPSCLTMLVLSGLGYPWKYMNDIGLLLPNLMKLVLLCYAFRGPEWEIESGSFLKLRELEIEDTDLVQWRPQCGSFPELDVVIMSHCYKLQQLNWSFDHSQIKHIGLVDCNPLAVACANQLKDKFSFKLVVKSSF, encoded by the coding sequence ATGGCGGCTTATGGTGCGGCGGCTTCTCTCAAGAATACGATTCAGCGTATTCTACAATCTTCTCGCATTTCTCTCGTTTCTCACTCTCCACAAATCTTACAGCCTGTCTACGACGAGATGGGTCGCTTGCAGAAAGTTCTACTCAAATTGGATGAGACCAGCTGCAGCAAGATCAGGACGGAGGTGAATGCTTTGGATGAACGAATCAAAGAGGCAGTTTGGGAATTCGAAGATTTACTCGAATCCCATATCTTGCCTCAGATTCTTCCTCAACTCGAAAGCGAGAGAGACAACTTGTCATTCTCTGTAGATCTGCAGGGTTTGCAACACCATGTTGATTGCTTGTTCGAGATGGTGAAGATGATGGAGGAAGAGTACATCATTGAAATGGAGAATatggctgaagaagaaggcgagcCTATTTCCTCAAGAATCGATTTTGGTGGAATCAAGTCAAAGATGGTTGGATTATCTGATTATATTGAAAAAGCAAGAGATTATCTTCTTCAAGAAAACAACgacctttcgattgttggaatGGCGGGTGTTGGAAAGACAACTCTTGCTAAACATATTTTTGAAGATTCATCAATTCGGAGCCATTTTGAGTTACGAGCATGGGTCAAAGTGGGCAGAAAATGCGAGTTCAATGAACTATTACGATGCATTCTAGCTCAAGTGGTTGCCCAAAGAGATGATGACGATGAGGCAGAATTAGTTGGAATCTTGGAAGAAAGATTGAGCGGCAAGAATTGTCTCATCgtgttggatgatgtttgggagGTACAAGCAATAAATAGCTTGACAAGTTGCTTGCAAGAAGATATTATTGTTGGAAGCATTCGATTCTTGGTGACAAGTAGACAACAAGGATTCACGGGGGTGTTCCAAAGAGTGCGCTTGTTGAATCTAAAAGAAAGCAAGAAATTACTTGGTGAGAAAGTGTTTGGTGAAGAGGGTTTCCCTCTTCAACTTGAGGAACTAGGAGAGAAGATTGCCAAGAAATGTGAAGGTCTTCCTCTTATGATAGTGACGGTTGCAGAGCTCCTATCAAAAGCCGACAAGACCCCAGAATACTGGACTGAGGTACTCAAACAACATAGTTCAGTCTTCGTGGAAGCATATACTCAAATATCAGAGGTACTTTTCCCAAGTTATGACTACTTACCCCAACAATTTAAAATGTTTTTTCTCTATATGGGAACATTCTGTCAATCTACTGATATGATCCATCCACACATTCTCGAAAATCTGTTGAGTGCTGAGGGGTTTCTTGAACGGATTGGAGAAGAAagttttgaagatttttttgCGGAATGCTTGAGATGTCTTTGTTTTTGGTATCATCTTGTTCTCAACACAACAAATATTTTTTCAACGTCTAAAGAGTATCGCGTGCATTCTTGCTGGCAACACTTGTGTAAGGTAGAAGGCAGTAGGATCAAGTTTATGCATGTCTTACAAAGTTGTGATGATGCTATAAAAGACCAGCGTCGATTGTGTGCGCATTGGAATACTTTATTTTGCTTGAAACAAGTGTATAATTCGATAAAAAGTGATTGTGCATCCACTACCCGTTCTCTCCTTTGTTATGGTCCTTATCACCCATATCCAGTGCCAATACATGCCATGGGTTTCAAGTTGCTCAGAGTACTTGATGCTCTTCGTGTCCGATTTTACCATTTCCCAATTGCAATTTTGAAACTAGTTTATCTGCGGTACCTTTTCCTATGTTGCAACGGGGAGTTCCCTCCTGCCATATCCAACCTTTTTCACCTGAAATTCTTGATTATTGAACGTCATATGAGCATTAAAAAGTGTGGAGTTCAGTCATATATGCCTGTGCAAATTTGGGACATGCAAGAACTAGAGTATCTTGTGATACCGGGAAGGGACCTACCAACTCCTAATACTGATGATGCTACCTTGAACAAACTCACCTCACTTCTTTGTGTGAGTGCAAAAAGTTGTACAAGGGAAGTTCTCGAAAGAATTCCTAATTTACAGAGATTAGTGATTTATGTGGAGTTGAAGCcttatgatgatgatgttgaaaCCAACCCATTGAGCGGCTTAAGTTATATATCACAGCTCCAGAATTTGATCGTACTTAGTTATGTGATCCCGAATCCCGAGATAAAACATGTGTTTAATACTATTCCTCTTTCAATGTTTCCATCATGTCTCACAATGTTAGTTTTGAGTGGGTTGGGGTATCCTTGGAAGTACATGAATGACATTGGTTTGCTGCTGCCGAATCTCATGAAACTCGTGTTACTATGTTATGCCTTTCGAGGCCCAGAGTGGGAAATAGAATCAGGGAGTTTCTTGAAACTTCGAGAACTTGAAATCGAAGACACCGACTTGGTGCAATGGAGACCTCAATGTGGAAGCTTCCCAGAGCTTGATGTTGTAATCATGAGTCATTGCTACAAATTACAACAACTCAATTGGTCGTTTGATCATTCTCAGATCAAACATATTGGATTAGTTGACTGCAATCCTTTAGCTGTCGCTTGTGCCAATCAATTAAAAGACAAGTTTTCATTTAAACTTGTCGTGAAATCTTCTTTTTGA
- the LOC131024738 gene encoding probable disease resistance RPP8-like protein 2, producing MGAFPPYLDIRPVLINSLLSTEEFLEPSGEESFEEFSNKCLKRLSIWYHLVLNTSDSWFSSKRYRVHSCWQYLCQEQASKIKFLHVLQSSDDVIKYQRRLCAHCNTLFCFKQVYDSIKSDCASTVRSLLCFGPYHQYPVPIHAMCFKLLRVLHAVDVRFYHIPIEILKPVCLQYLALTCNGELPASISNLFHLIARHTNIKKRGVQSYMPVQIWDMQELEHLEIWGSDLPAPNSDATLKKLITLFGVSANSCTTEVLKRIPNLKVLGIEVELKPYDDDVDETNPLSYLGYISQLQNLDRLGYRVRNPSYQFNATYLIPLSMFPSSLEMLHLSGLWYPWKYINDIGSLLPNLKSLILECYAFRGPEWEIESRGFLKLTRLLIEDTDLVQWRPQRGSFPELRSLSMKHCYKLQQLNWPYDHSWITEIELIDCSPLAVACANQLKDKFSFKRIVDSSF from the coding sequence ATGGGAGCTTTCCCTCCATATCTTGATATTCGTCCAGTCCTGATCAATAGTCTATTGAGTACTGAGGAGTTTCTTGAACCAAGTGGAGAAGAAAGTTTTGAAGAATTCTCCAATAAATGCTTGAAAAGGCTTTCTATTTGGTATCATCTTGTTCTCAACACATCAGATTCTTGGTTTTCAAGTAAAAGGTATCGCGTGCATTCTTGCTGGCAATACTTGTGTCAAGAACAAGCTAGTAAGATCAAGTTTCTACATGTCTTACAAAGTTCTGATGATGTTATAAAATATCAGCGCCGGTTGTGCGCCCATTGCAACACTTTATTCTGCTTCAAACAAGTGTATGATTCGATAAAAAGTGATTGTGCATCCACTGTCCGTTCTCTCCTTTGTTTTGGTCCTTATCACCAATATCCAGTGCCAATACATGCCATGTGTTTCAAGTTGCTTAGGGTATTACATGCTGTTGATGTTCGATTTTACCATATCccaattgaaattttgaaaccAGTTTGTCTACAATACCTTGCTCTAACTTGCAACGGGGAGCTCCCTGCTTCCATATCCAATCTTTTTCACCTTATTGCAAGACATACGAACATTAAAAAGCGTGGAGTTCAGTCATATATGCCTGTGCAAATTTGGGACATGCAAGAGCTAGAGCATCTTGAGATATGGGGAAGCGACCTACCAGCCCCTAACTCTGATGCTACCTTGAAAAAACTCATCACACTTTTTGGTGTAAGTGCAAACAGTTGTACAACAGAAGTTCTCAAAAGAATTCCTAATTTAAAGGTATTAGGAATTGAAGTGGAGTTGAAACcttatgatgatgatgttgatgaaaCTAACCCATTGAGTTACTTGGGTTATATCTCACAACTCCAGAATTTGGACAGACTTGGATATCGCGTTAGGAATCCTTCATATCAGTTTAATGCTACCTATTTGATTCCTCTTTCAATGTTCCCATCAAGTCTTGAAATGTTACATTTGAGTGGATTGTGGTATCCTTGGAAGTACATAAATGACATTGGTTCATTGCTGCCAAATCTCAAAAGTCTCATATTAGAATGCTATGCATTTCGAGGCCCAGAGTGGGAAATAGAATCAAGGGGATTCTTGAAACTTACTAGACTTCTAATTGAAGACACCGATTTGGTGCAATGGAGACCTCAACGTGGAAGTTTTCCGGAGCTTCGAAGCCTAAGCATGAAGCATTGCTACAAATTACAACAACTCAATTGGCCGTATGATCACTCTTGGATCACAGAAATTGAATTAATTGACTGCAGTCCTTTAGCTGTTGCTTGTGCCAATCAATTAAAAGACAAGTTTTCCTTTAAACGTATCGTTGAttcttctttttga
- the LOC131026600 gene encoding late blight resistance protein R1-A-like: MAAYGAAASLKNTIQRILQSSRISLVSHSPQILQPAYDQMCRLQKVLRLLDKTSCSNIRTEVNAADELIKEAVWEFEDLLESHVLHQILPQLESERDNLSFFVDLQSLQHSVDCFVKMVKMMEFEYFIEMSNMPEEEGEPISSRIDFGGINSKMVGLSDEFEKARDYLLEGNNDNNYSIVGMAGVGKTTLAKHIFEDSSIRSHFELRAWVKVGRKCEFNQLLRCILAQVVAQRDDDDEAELVGILKERLSGKNCLIVLDDVWEEQAINRLTSCLQENNIVGSIRSLVTSRQLGFTGVFQRVRLLNLKESKKLLGEKVFGEEGFPLQLEELGEKIAKKCEGLPLMIVTVAELLSKADKTPEYWTEVLKQHSSVFVEAYNQISEVLFPSYDYLPQQFKMLFLYMGTFRRSTDMIYPSFHTNLLNAEGFLERIGEESFEDFFVECLRRLCFWYHLVLNTTNILSMSDECRVHSCWQHLCKVEGSRIKFMHVLQSCDDAIKDQRRLCAHWNTLFCLKQVYNSIKNDCASTARSILCYGPCHPYPIPIHAMGFKLLSVLVANHVRFYHFPIAILKLVYLRYLALCCNGEFPPAISNLFHLKFLIIERHMRIKKCGVQSYMPVQIWDMQELELLTISGRDLPTPNTDDANLNKLLFLGGVSANSCTREVLERIPNLKRLVIYVELKPYDDDDETNPLSGLSYISQLQNLIVLGYVILNPEIKHVFNTIPLSMFPSTLTDLHLSGLGYPWKYMNDIGLQLPNLMKLVLRCYAFRGPEWEIESGSFLKLRELRIEDTDLVQWRPQRGSFPELDEVVLEHCYKLQQLNWSFDHSQIKCIGLVDCNPLAVACANQLKDKFSFELVVKSSF; this comes from the coding sequence ATGGCTGCTTATGGTGCAGCGGCTTCTCTCAAGAATACGATTCAGCGTATTCTACAATCGTCTCGCATTTCTCTCGTTTCCCACTCTCCACAAATATTGCAACCTGCCTACGACCAGATGTGTCGATTGCAGAAAGTTCTGCGATTATTGGACAAGACCAGCTGCAGCAATATCAGGACGGAGGTGAATGCTGCGGATGAACTCATCAAAGAGGCAGTTTGGGAGTTTGAAGATTTACTTGAATCCCATGTCTTACATCAGATTCTTCCACAACTCGAAAGCGAGAGAGACAACTTGTCATTCTTTGTAGATCTTCAGAGTCTGCAACACAGTGTTGATTGCTTCGTCAAGATGGTGAAGATGATGGAATTTGAGTACTTCATTGAGATGTCGAATATGCCAGAGGAAGAAGGCGAACCTATTTCCTCCAGAATTGATTTTGGTGGAATCAACTCAAAGATGGTTGGATTATCTGATGAATTTGAAAAGGCGAGAGATTATCTTCTTGAAGGTAATAACGATAACAACTATTCGATTGTTGGGATGGCGGGTGTTGGAAAGACAACTCTCGCTAAACATATTTTTGAAGATTCATCAATTCGGAGCCATTTTGAGTTACGAGCATGGGTCAAAGTGGGCAGAAAATGCGAGTTCAATCAACTATTACGATGCATTCTAGCTCAAGTGGTTGCCCAAAGAGATGATGACGATGAGGCAGAATTAGTTGGAATCTTGAAAGAAAGATTGAGCGGCAAGAATTGTCTCATCgtgttggatgatgtttgggagGAACAAGCAATAAATAGGTTGACAAGTTGCTTGCAAGAAAATAATATTGTTGGAAGCATTCGATCCTTGGTGACAAGTAGACAACTAGGATTCACGGGGGTGTTCCAAAGAGTGCGCTTGTTGAATCTAAAAGAAAGTAAGAAATTACTTGGTGAGAAAGTGTTTGGTGAAGAGGGTTTCCCTCTTCAACTTGAGGAACTTGGAGAGAAGATTGCCAAGAAATGTGAAGGTCTTCCTCTTATGATAGTCACGGTTGCAGAGCTCCTATCAAAAGCCGACAAGACCCCAGAATACTGGACTGAGGTACTCAAACAACATAGTTCAGTCTTCGTGGAagcatataatcaaatatcagaGGTACTTTTCCCAAGTTATGACTACTTACCCCAAcaatttaaaatgttatttcTCTATATGGGAACATTCCGTCGATCTACTGATATGATCTATCCATCCTTTCACACAAATCTGTTGAATGCTGAGGGGTTTCTTGAACGGATTGGAGAAGAAagttttgaagatttttttgTGGAATGCTTGAGACGTCTTTGTTTTTGGTATCATCTTGTTCTCAACACAACAAATATTTTGTCAATGTCTGATGAGTGTCGCGTGCATTCTTGCTGGCAACACTTGTGTAAGGTAGAAGGCAGTAGGATCAAGTTTATGCATGTCTTACAAAGTTGTGATGATGCTATAAAAGACCAACGTCGATTGTGTGCGCATTGGAATACTTTATTTTGCTTGAAACAAGTGTATAATTCGATAAAAAATGATTGTGCATCCACTGCCCGTTCTATCCTTTGTTATGGTCCTTGTCACCCGTATCCAATCCCAATACATGCCATGGGTTTCAAGTTGCTCAGTGTACTTGTTGCTAATCATGTCCGATTTTACCATTTCCCAATTGCAATTTTGAAACTAGTTTATCTGCGGTACCTTGCCCTATGTTGCAACGGGGAGTTCCCTCCTGCCATATCCAACCTTTTTCACCTGAAATTCTTGATTATTGAACGTCATATGCGCATTAAAAAGTGTGGAGTTCAGTCATATATGCCTGTGCAAATTTGGGACATGCAAGAACTAGAGCTTCTTACGATATCGGGAAGGGACCTACCAACTCCTAATACTGATGATGCTAACTTGAACAAACTGCTCTTTCTTGGTGGTGTGAGTGCAAACAGTTGTACAAGGGAAGTTCTCGAAAGAATTCCTAATTTAAAGAGATTAGTGATTTATGTGGAGTTGAAGccttatgatgatgatgatgaaaccAACCCATTGAGCGGCTTGAGTTATATATCACAGCTCCAGAATTTGATCGTACTTGGTTATGTGATCCTGAATCCCGAGATAAAACATGTGTTTAATACGATTCCTCTTTCAATGTTTCCATCAACTCTCACAGATTTACATTTGAGTGGGTTGGGGTATCCTTGGAAGTACATGAATGACATTGGTTTGCAGCTGCCGAATCTCATGAAACTCGTGTTACGATGTTATGCCTTTCGAGGCCCAGAGTGGGAAATAGAATCAGGGAGTTTCTTGAAACTTAGAGAACTTCGAATCGAGGACACCGATTTGGTGCAATGGAGACCTCAACGTGGAAGCTTCCCAGAGCTTGATGAGGTAGTCCTGGAGCATTGCTACAAATTACAGCAACTCAATTGGTCGTTTGATCATTCTCAGATCAAATGTATTGGATTAGTTGACTGCAATCCTTTAGCTGTCGCTTGTGCCAATCAATTAAAAGACAAGTTTTCATTTGAACTTGTCGTGAAATCTTCTTTTTGA